From Candidatus Hydrogenedentota bacterium, the proteins below share one genomic window:
- a CDS encoding Gfo/Idh/MocA family oxidoreductase — translation MSLNRDNDAVSGVNKRRAAGVTRRRFLHRCGAAAAAVGFPSIIPASALGLDGYTAPSNRVALGFVGLGREGKLKNLKCLMAEPDVAVVALCEVLGKRLKGAHLAMQTYARDPAVSNFDGCFLTGDWREVVSRPDVDAVVVATPDHWHALVAVGAMEAGKDVLCEKPISLTIRQGRVMCETKRRYGSVFQTGSEFRAMRTLRLAAELARNGRIGKLHTIRVDIRNFAGNSPAWNPAAPPADFDYDMWLGPAPDAPYTPLRYTNFRFISDYGGGNLTEMGPHVLSIAQWANGTELTGPVRIDGLGVFPTQGLYDTPSRFEVTYEYANGTVLICRTGEEELEKYANGKIRFEGSDGWIEATGFSIEASSPAIASSVIEPGETHMRVCRQGELRDFLNCIKTRCSPFAPVEEEHRTASVCHLGNISMRLGRKLEWDPVGERFVADGNANRLLWRAMRAPWHLNS, via the coding sequence ATGAGTCTGAATCGAGATAATGACGCCGTATCCGGCGTGAACAAGAGGCGCGCCGCTGGCGTGACGCGCAGGCGGTTTCTGCACCGTTGCGGCGCTGCCGCCGCTGCCGTGGGGTTCCCGTCCATTATCCCGGCGTCGGCGCTTGGACTGGACGGTTACACTGCTCCCAGCAACCGGGTTGCGCTCGGTTTTGTCGGCCTTGGCCGCGAGGGCAAACTCAAGAACCTGAAATGTCTCATGGCGGAACCGGACGTGGCGGTCGTGGCGCTCTGTGAAGTGCTCGGGAAACGGCTGAAAGGGGCGCACTTGGCGATGCAGACGTATGCGCGCGACCCGGCCGTGAGCAATTTCGACGGCTGCTTTCTCACGGGTGATTGGCGCGAGGTGGTGTCGCGGCCCGACGTAGACGCGGTCGTCGTTGCAACGCCGGACCACTGGCACGCCCTGGTGGCCGTCGGCGCGATGGAGGCGGGCAAGGACGTACTGTGCGAGAAGCCCATCTCGTTGACGATTCGGCAGGGCCGTGTCATGTGCGAGACCAAGCGCCGTTACGGGAGTGTCTTCCAGACGGGCTCCGAATTCCGCGCAATGCGCACGTTGCGCCTTGCCGCGGAACTGGCGCGAAATGGCAGGATCGGAAAGCTGCACACCATTCGTGTCGATATCCGGAACTTCGCTGGGAATAGCCCCGCCTGGAACCCCGCCGCGCCGCCCGCGGACTTTGACTACGATATGTGGCTGGGTCCTGCCCCCGATGCGCCCTACACGCCGTTGCGCTACACCAATTTCCGCTTTATCTCCGATTATGGCGGCGGCAACCTGACGGAAATGGGCCCGCATGTTTTGTCCATAGCGCAATGGGCAAACGGAACGGAATTGACGGGCCCTGTCCGCATCGACGGCCTCGGTGTGTTCCCCACGCAGGGACTCTACGACACGCCGTCGCGATTCGAGGTAACCTACGAATACGCGAACGGCACGGTGCTCATTTGCAGGACGGGAGAAGAGGAGCTGGAGAAGTACGCTAACGGAAAGATCCGCTTTGAAGGCAGTGACGGATGGATTGAAGCCACGGGTTTCTCGATCGAAGCCAGTTCGCCCGCCATTGCGTCGTCGGTCATAGAACCGGGCGAGACGCACATGCGTGTGTGCCGCCAGGGCGAACTTCGCGATTTCTTGAACTGCATCAAGACGCGGTGCAGTCCTTTCGCGCCTGTCGAAGAGGAGCACCGCACGGCTAGCGTGTGTCACCTAGGCAATATTTCCATGCGGCTGGGCCGCAAACTGGAATGGGACCCGGTCGGGGAACGGTTTGTAGCTGATGGTAACGCGAACCGGCTGCTGTGGCGTGCCATGCGCGCGCCGTGGCATCTCAATTCCTAG
- a CDS encoding DUF362 domain-containing protein: MMCRPKDKGDMTRRRFLQQAAAGGAVALGWDLVSQAQSPDSPEPTMCIARWQGALDPAPEAGAITSMAERLTEQAIAELGGMSRFVKRGDVVWIKPNMGSLLGPEFAVNTNPDVVATLARLCLDAGAKQVKVGDHAAYGAVRTYPISGIEAAAKAVGAEVVYLKDENFKEMALNGERLKVWPLYPEIIEADLVINVPIVKQHGLARVTACMKNYMGVAGNPRYQWHQDLPRCLSDLTFFMKPRLSVVDAVRVLMRNGPSGGELSDVSLKGIVAAGTNTVGLEAFSAELIGLDPKEGRTMALAEAKGLGRVDYRSLPMKEVEVSG, encoded by the coding sequence ATGATGTGCCGACCGAAGGACAAAGGCGACATGACACGGCGCCGGTTTCTGCAACAGGCCGCGGCGGGCGGCGCTGTGGCGCTTGGCTGGGACCTGGTCTCGCAGGCGCAGTCCCCTGATTCCCCTGAGCCGACTATGTGCATTGCGCGATGGCAGGGCGCGCTCGATCCCGCGCCCGAGGCCGGCGCAATCACGTCTATGGCGGAACGTCTCACCGAGCAGGCAATCGCGGAATTAGGCGGTATGTCGCGCTTCGTGAAGCGCGGCGACGTGGTCTGGATCAAGCCCAATATGGGTTCCTTGCTCGGGCCGGAGTTCGCGGTGAATACGAATCCGGATGTGGTCGCGACGCTGGCGCGGCTGTGCCTGGATGCCGGGGCGAAACAGGTGAAGGTGGGCGACCATGCCGCGTATGGAGCGGTGCGCACGTATCCCATCAGCGGAATCGAGGCGGCCGCCAAGGCCGTCGGCGCGGAGGTGGTCTATCTGAAGGACGAAAACTTCAAGGAGATGGCGCTGAATGGCGAACGGCTCAAGGTGTGGCCCTTGTACCCGGAGATCATCGAAGCCGACTTGGTCATCAATGTACCCATAGTGAAACAACACGGACTGGCCAGAGTCACCGCGTGCATGAAGAACTACATGGGCGTTGCCGGCAACCCCAGGTATCAGTGGCATCAGGACCTGCCGCGCTGCCTCTCGGACTTGACCTTCTTCATGAAGCCGCGCTTGTCGGTTGTAGACGCTGTGCGCGTCTTGATGCGAAACGGGCCCAGTGGCGGGGAACTCTCCGATGTCAGCCTGAAGGGGATCGTGGCCGCGGGGACGAATACGGTCGGACTCGAGGCATTCAGCGCCGAGCTCATTGGGCTCGACCCCAAAGAAGGGCGGACCATGGCCTTGGCCGAGGCAAAAGGCCTGGGGCGGGTCGATTACCGGTCGTTGCCCATGAAGGAAGTCGAGGTCAGCGGATGA